From a region of the Paenibacillus sp. R14(2021) genome:
- the greA gene encoding transcription elongation factor GreA — MSKNEEVVLTKEGFAKLQEELDDLKYVKRKELAARIKLAISYGDLKENSEYHSAKEDQAFLETRVLVLEKMLATARVVEATDQSNVGIGASVVLHDVEFDEKIEYQIVAPAEANVQDNKISYESPLGKELLGKRVGARISVNAPVGVIEYKLLEIK, encoded by the coding sequence ATGTCGAAGAACGAAGAAGTGGTATTGACCAAAGAAGGGTTCGCTAAATTGCAGGAGGAACTCGACGATCTCAAATACGTCAAACGCAAGGAGCTGGCGGCACGGATCAAGCTTGCGATCAGCTACGGCGACTTGAAGGAGAACAGCGAATACCATTCAGCCAAGGAGGATCAGGCGTTCCTCGAAACGCGTGTCCTTGTGCTTGAGAAAATGCTGGCCACTGCGCGCGTCGTGGAAGCTACCGACCAAAGCAATGTTGGCATCGGCGCTTCGGTCGTCCTGCACGATGTCGAGTTCGATGAGAAAATCGAATATCAGATCGTAGCTCCGGCGGAGGCCAACGTGCAGGATAATAAAATATCGTACGAAAGCCCGCTCGGCAAGGAATTGCTTGGGAAACGGGTCGGGGCACGGATCAGCGTCAATGCCCCAGTAGGCGTCATCGAATACAAGCTGCTTGAAATCAAATAA
- the rlmN gene encoding 23S rRNA (adenine(2503)-C(2))-methyltransferase RlmN, which produces MNKPSIYGMTREQLSGWMLENGHKGSRALQVWEWLYRKRVTAFEAMTDVNAASLALLAEHYTFVTMTEHTKQESSDGTVKFLFKLQDGNLIETVLMRHKFGLSVCVTTQVGCNIGCSFCASGLLSKSRDLSAGEIAEQIMKVQLYLDAAGQGERVSHVVVMGIGEPFDNFENLVDFLDVIKDHKGLAIGAKHITVSTSGLADKIIAFTDRNLGVNLAISLHAPNNELRTRIMKINRAIPIEKLMAAIDYYISKNKRRITLEYILLRGVNDAGEQALELAELIGGRRPNVNVNLIPYNPVDEHSQYQRSEQESIKGFYDTLKKQGVSVSVRLEHGTDIDAACGQLRSKQMKASG; this is translated from the coding sequence ATACGGAATGACGCGGGAACAGCTGAGCGGTTGGATGCTGGAGAACGGACACAAGGGGTCTAGAGCCTTGCAGGTGTGGGAGTGGCTCTATCGGAAGCGGGTCACGGCATTCGAAGCGATGACCGATGTGAATGCAGCAAGTCTTGCGCTGCTCGCAGAGCACTATACGTTCGTGACGATGACCGAGCATACCAAACAGGAATCCTCGGACGGGACCGTGAAGTTTCTGTTTAAGCTGCAGGACGGCAATCTCATTGAAACGGTACTGATGCGGCATAAGTTTGGCTTGTCCGTCTGCGTAACCACGCAGGTGGGCTGCAATATCGGATGCAGCTTCTGCGCGAGCGGTCTGCTCAGCAAGAGCCGTGACTTGTCTGCGGGCGAAATCGCCGAGCAAATCATGAAGGTGCAGCTGTATTTGGATGCTGCCGGCCAAGGAGAACGGGTCAGCCATGTGGTTGTTATGGGCATCGGCGAACCGTTCGATAATTTTGAGAACCTCGTCGACTTCCTTGACGTAATCAAGGATCACAAGGGGCTGGCGATCGGCGCCAAGCATATCACGGTATCAACAAGCGGCTTGGCCGACAAGATTATTGCATTCACGGACCGGAATTTAGGCGTCAACCTGGCGATCTCGCTTCATGCGCCGAACAACGAGCTGCGCACGCGGATTATGAAGATCAACCGGGCGATTCCAATCGAGAAACTAATGGCGGCGATCGATTATTACATCAGCAAGAACAAGCGCCGCATAACGCTGGAATACATTTTGCTGCGGGGCGTTAACGACGCCGGCGAGCAGGCGCTGGAGCTTGCAGAGCTGATCGGCGGCCGCCGGCCGAACGTCAATGTGAATCTAATTCCGTACAATCCTGTTGATGAACACAGTCAATACCAGCGAAGTGAACAGGAATCGATTAAAGGCTTCTACGACACGCTCAAGAAACAAGGTGTGAGCGTAAGCGTACGGTTGGAGCATGGAACCGATATCGATGCAGCCTGCGGGCAGCTGCGGAGTAAACAAATGAAAGCTTCCGGGTAA